The Miscanthus floridulus cultivar M001 chromosome 7, ASM1932011v1, whole genome shotgun sequence genome includes a region encoding these proteins:
- the LOC136466596 gene encoding probable ATP synthase 24 kDa subunit, mitochondrial — MALAARLISRSRQLYSVQAAFGNGGATQVRSFAKDAAPADRPPVSGDDLLKGIFFEVKKKFETALGVLKKEKITIDPDDPAAVSRYAQVMKTVREKADLLSDSQRIKYTIETFTKGIPDARTYLNTLQQIRIKSGLIDHLGIEPLMMEALEKIEKDIKKPLLRSDKKNMATLLAEFDKINKKLGIQKEDLPKIEEELELEIAKSELTELKKECVEAMETQLKREEFQDEEMPDVRKLDIRNFL, encoded by the exons ATGGCGCTGGCCGCTCGCCTCATCTCGCGCTCCCGTCAG CTATATTCGGTTCAAGCGGCTTTTGGGAATGGAGGTGCCACTCAAGTTCGCTCCTTTGCCAAGGATGCAGCTCCAGCTGACCGTCCTCCTGTCAGTGGGGATG ATCTTCTGAAGGGCATATTCTTTGAGgtaaagaaaaagtttgagacagcTCTTGGTGTCCTTAAAAAGGAAAAGATCACTATCGATCCAGATGACCCAGCGGCAGTTTCTCGTTATGCCCAAGTCATGAAGACTGTAAGGGAAAA GGCAGATCTTCTTTCTGATTCTCAAAGGATTAAATATACCATTGAGACCTTCACCAAGGGCATCCCTGATGCACGGACTTACTTGAATACTCTTCAACAGATCAGAATAAA GAGTGGTCTTATAGATCATCTTGGAATTGAGCCTTTGATGATGGAAGCTCTTGAGAAGATTGAGAAGGACATTAAGAAACCACTTTTGAGGAGCGACAAGAAGAACATGGCCACCCTCTTGGCAGAGTTTGACAAGATTAACAAAAA GCTTGGCATTCAGAAGGAGGATCTTCCCAAGATCGAGGAAGAGCTTGAATTGGAAATTGCCAAAAGCGAGCTGACTGAACTTAAGAAGGAATGTGTTGAAGCAATGGAGACTCAACTCAAGAG GGAGGAGTTTCAAGATGAGGAGATGCCTGATGTCAGGAAATTGGACATCAGAAACTTCCTGTAG
- the LOC136466595 gene encoding metal transporter NRAT1 isoform X2 has protein sequence MKVEKTRNFGFSQNGGSSWPMLDLELLWPLASWILATLLWVILVGMVFALLIQTLAANLGVKTGKHLAELCREEYPRFVNICLWIIAELAVISDDIPEVLGTAFAFNILLKIPVWAGVILTVFSTLLLLGVQRFGARKLEFIIAAFMFTMAACFFGELSYLRPSAGEVVKGMFVPRIQGKGAAANAIALFGAIITPYNLFLHSALVLSRKTPRSVKSIRAACRYFLIECSLAFVVAFLINVAVVVVAGSICNAGNLSPDDANTCSDLTLQSTPLLLRNVLGRSSSVVYAVALLASGQSTTISCTFAGQVIMQGFLDMRMKNWVRNLITRVIAIAPSLIVSVVSGPSGAGKLIIFSSMVLSFELPFALIPLLKFCNSSKKVGPLKESIYTVVIAWMLSFALIVVNTYFLVWTYVDWVVHNHLPKYANALVSIVVLALMAAYLVFVVYLTFRRDAVATYVPVSERAQAQVEAGGGTQGVAASAAADADQPAPFRKDLADASM, from the exons ATGAAGGTGGAAAAGACGAGGAATTTCGGGTTCAG CCAAAATGGAGGAAGTTCTTGGCCCATGTTGGACCTGGAGCTCTTGTGGCCATTGGCTTCCTGGATCCTAGCAACT CTTCTCTGGGTGATTTTAGTTGGAATGGTCTTTGCACTTTTGATCCAAACACTAGCTGCCAACCTTGGAGTGAAGACAG GGAAGCATCTTGCTGAACTCTGCAGGGAAGAGTACCCGCGTTTCGTCAACATTTGCTTGTGGATCATCGCGGAGCTGGCAGTGATATCTGATGACATCCCTGAAG TGCTGGGCACAGCCTTTGCATTCAACATACTGCTCAAGATCCCAGTGTGGGCTGGAGTCATCCTCACGGTGTTCAGCACCCTCTTGCTTCTTGGAGTGCAGAGATTCGGG GCCCGCAAACTGGAGTTCATCATAGCGGCTTTCATGTTCACCATGGCGGCCTGCTTCTTCGGGGAGCTGAGCTACCTGAGGCCGTCCGCGGGAGAGGTTGTCAAGGGCATGTTCGTCCCCAGGATCCAAGGGAAAGGTGCCGCGGCCAACGCGATCGCACTCTTCGGCGCCATCATCACGCC GTACAACTTGTTCCTGCACTCGGCTCTTGTGCTCTCGAGGAAGACCCCACGATCAGTGAAAAGCATCAGG GCTGCCTGCAGGTACTTCCTCATCGAGTGCAGCCTCGCGTTCGTGGTGGCGTTCCTCATCAATGTCGCGGTGGTCGTCGTCGCCGGATCCATCTGCAACGCAGGCAACCTCTCCCCGGACGATGCCAACACGTGCAGTGACCTCACCCTGCAGTCCACCCCTCTGTTGCTCAGG AATGTTTTGGGGAGATCAAGCTCCGTCGTGTACGCTGTTGCGCTGCTGGCTTCTGGGCAGAGCACCACCATTAGCTGCACATTTGCTGGGCAGGTTATCATGCAG GGGTTCCTGGACATGAGGATGAAGAACTGGGTGCGGAACCTGATCACGCGAGTCATCGCCATCGCTCCCAGCCTCATCGTCTCCGTCGTCAGCGGGCCGTCAGGCGCCGGCAAGCTCATCATCTTCTCATCG ATGGTGCTGTCGTTTGAGCTGCCATTCGCGCTCATCCCGCTCCTCAAGTTCTGCAACAGCAGCAAGAAAGTCGGGCCCCTCAAGGAATCCATCTAC ACGGTGGTGATCGCGTGGATGCTGAGCTTCGCGCTCATAGTGGTGAACACCTACTTCCTGGTGTGGACGTACGTGGACTGGGTGGTGCACAACCACCTCCCCAAGTACGCGAACGCGCTCGTCTCCATCGTCGTCCTCGCGCTCATGGCCGCCTACCTCGTCTTCGTCGTCTACCTCACGTTCAGGAGGGACGCGGTGGCCACGTACGTGCCGGTGTCGGAGCGCGCGCAGGCGCAGGTAGAGGCCGGCGGCGGGACGCAGGGGGTGGCTGCAtcggccgccgccgacgccgaccaGCCGGCGCCGTTCAGGAAGGACCTGGCCGATGCCTCCATGTAG
- the LOC136466595 gene encoding metal transporter NRAT1 isoform X1, which yields MEQTGEMGEIGREARHEGGKDEEFRVQPKWRKFLAHVGPGALVAIGFLDPSNLETELQAGADFKYQLLWVILVGMVFALLIQTLAANLGVKTGKHLAELCREEYPRFVNICLWIIAELAVISDDIPEVLGTAFAFNILLKIPVWAGVILTVFSTLLLLGVQRFGARKLEFIIAAFMFTMAACFFGELSYLRPSAGEVVKGMFVPRIQGKGAAANAIALFGAIITPYNLFLHSALVLSRKTPRSVKSIRAACRYFLIECSLAFVVAFLINVAVVVVAGSICNAGNLSPDDANTCSDLTLQSTPLLLRNVLGRSSSVVYAVALLASGQSTTISCTFAGQVIMQGFLDMRMKNWVRNLITRVIAIAPSLIVSVVSGPSGAGKLIIFSSMVLSFELPFALIPLLKFCNSSKKVGPLKESIYTVVIAWMLSFALIVVNTYFLVWTYVDWVVHNHLPKYANALVSIVVLALMAAYLVFVVYLTFRRDAVATYVPVSERAQAQVEAGGGTQGVAASAAADADQPAPFRKDLADASM from the exons ATGGAGCAGACTGGTGAGATGGGGGAGATTGGACGAGAAGCTCGCCATGAAGGTGGAAAAGACGAGGAATTTCGGGTTCAG CCAAAATGGAGGAAGTTCTTGGCCCATGTTGGACCTGGAGCTCTTGTGGCCATTGGCTTCCTGGATCCTAGCAACT TGGAAACTGAATTGCAAGCTGGGGCTGACTTCAAGTACCAG CTTCTCTGGGTGATTTTAGTTGGAATGGTCTTTGCACTTTTGATCCAAACACTAGCTGCCAACCTTGGAGTGAAGACAG GGAAGCATCTTGCTGAACTCTGCAGGGAAGAGTACCCGCGTTTCGTCAACATTTGCTTGTGGATCATCGCGGAGCTGGCAGTGATATCTGATGACATCCCTGAAG TGCTGGGCACAGCCTTTGCATTCAACATACTGCTCAAGATCCCAGTGTGGGCTGGAGTCATCCTCACGGTGTTCAGCACCCTCTTGCTTCTTGGAGTGCAGAGATTCGGG GCCCGCAAACTGGAGTTCATCATAGCGGCTTTCATGTTCACCATGGCGGCCTGCTTCTTCGGGGAGCTGAGCTACCTGAGGCCGTCCGCGGGAGAGGTTGTCAAGGGCATGTTCGTCCCCAGGATCCAAGGGAAAGGTGCCGCGGCCAACGCGATCGCACTCTTCGGCGCCATCATCACGCC GTACAACTTGTTCCTGCACTCGGCTCTTGTGCTCTCGAGGAAGACCCCACGATCAGTGAAAAGCATCAGG GCTGCCTGCAGGTACTTCCTCATCGAGTGCAGCCTCGCGTTCGTGGTGGCGTTCCTCATCAATGTCGCGGTGGTCGTCGTCGCCGGATCCATCTGCAACGCAGGCAACCTCTCCCCGGACGATGCCAACACGTGCAGTGACCTCACCCTGCAGTCCACCCCTCTGTTGCTCAGG AATGTTTTGGGGAGATCAAGCTCCGTCGTGTACGCTGTTGCGCTGCTGGCTTCTGGGCAGAGCACCACCATTAGCTGCACATTTGCTGGGCAGGTTATCATGCAG GGGTTCCTGGACATGAGGATGAAGAACTGGGTGCGGAACCTGATCACGCGAGTCATCGCCATCGCTCCCAGCCTCATCGTCTCCGTCGTCAGCGGGCCGTCAGGCGCCGGCAAGCTCATCATCTTCTCATCG ATGGTGCTGTCGTTTGAGCTGCCATTCGCGCTCATCCCGCTCCTCAAGTTCTGCAACAGCAGCAAGAAAGTCGGGCCCCTCAAGGAATCCATCTAC ACGGTGGTGATCGCGTGGATGCTGAGCTTCGCGCTCATAGTGGTGAACACCTACTTCCTGGTGTGGACGTACGTGGACTGGGTGGTGCACAACCACCTCCCCAAGTACGCGAACGCGCTCGTCTCCATCGTCGTCCTCGCGCTCATGGCCGCCTACCTCGTCTTCGTCGTCTACCTCACGTTCAGGAGGGACGCGGTGGCCACGTACGTGCCGGTGTCGGAGCGCGCGCAGGCGCAGGTAGAGGCCGGCGGCGGGACGCAGGGGGTGGCTGCAtcggccgccgccgacgccgaccaGCCGGCGCCGTTCAGGAAGGACCTGGCCGATGCCTCCATGTAG